A stretch of DNA from Streptomyces sp. NBC_01197:
CACACTCTGTAGAAAGAAAAGAGTGTTGTCACCATTAGGCAGGGCAGGAGTCCCTCCGCAATCTCTGTACCGCTGACTTTTTTGAACCGGTGAATCGGTGAGGTGAAGCGCTGATGAGCACCACCCGGCAGCAGCCGCCGGGGGACCTCGGTCCCGAGCGCGACGACGCCGGACCAGCCTTTGCCGAGTCCGCCGAAGGCCGCAGTCGCACGCTCTCCCTGCAGAGCGCGAGCGGCATCGTTCCCCTGGCGCGTGATTTCACGCGCCAGGCGCTGTACGACTGGGCCTGGCTGCCCGCCGAGAGCGCCGACCGCCGTGCCGCGGCGGAGGACGTCCTGCTGGTCGTGTCCGAGCTGGTCACCAACGCGTGCCTGCACGCCGAGGGCCCCGAGGAGCTTCGCGTCTCGTACGGGCAGAAGGTGCTCCGTCTTGAGGTCGTCGACCGCGGCGCGGGCCAGCCCGCACCGCGCAGCCCGCACCGGGCGGGCCGGCCCGGCGGGCACGGCATGTTCATCGTGGAGCGGCTCTGCCTCGACTGGGGCGTGGTCCGTACTCCCGGCAGGCCAGGCAAGATGGTCTGGGCCGAGCTGGCCGCACCGGCTTAACTTCCCCCTCTTCTCCTCTTCCCCTGAGCGCACCGATCCGGTGCGCTCTTTGTCTTCCCTCGGCAAGGGCTCCGGCGTACCTTGAGCGCCCAATCTGATGTGTCGTCAGTAACTTAGCGGCGGCATCCGGCATAAGGGGTTTCGAGGTGTCGTACCAGAAGCGGACAGCGTTTGCGCTGGCGGCGGCCGTCGCGGGCTCGGTGGTGCTGATGACCGCACCGGCAGCCCAGGCCGACGTGGTGGACGTCAACTACCAGTGCAAGACGCCGATCGGTAACAAGGGAGCCGTCTCGCCCATCGACATCAAGGGCGTCAAGAGCGGCAGCGGCTACACCCTCACCATGTCCTTCCAGAAAGGCGTCTCGTCCAGCCCGGTCGAACTGGGCAAGGGCGCCATGAAGCCCAGCGCGCTCATCAAGCTGGGCGGCGCCGAGAGCGGAACGGTCCCGGTCTCGGGACCCACCAACCCGGCGGCCATACCCGCCAACTCGCCCATCAAGATCAGCGATCTGTCGGGCACCTACACGCCCCACAAGAGCGGCAAGGTCACCTTCACCGCGTCGACGCTGACCATCAAGGCGCTCGGTACGACGACCACCTGTACTCCGTCCAACAGCCCCAAGCCCTCACTGGAACTGACGGTCGCCGGATCGGGCGGCGGCGGTACGAGCGGGGGCAGCGGCTCCAGTACGAGCGGTGGTTCCTCGCAGAGCACATCGGGCGGCAGCCTGCCGAAGACCGGGCCGCTCGACTCCACGATGGCGCTCGGCACGCTCGGCGGGACCGTGCTGCTCAGCGGGGCCGCGGGGGTGCTGTGGCTGACCCGGCGGGGCCAGCGGTCCGCCTGACACCTGCCGGGACCAGGGAGGCGGTCCAAGCAACAGGGAGTTCTCTCATGCTCACGCGCAACATCCGTTCCGCCGTGCTCACGGCTGCCGTACTGCTCTGCTCCGCCGTACCCGCGCTCGTACCCGCGGCCGCGGCGGAACCGGCGGCCGGCGGCTCCGGCTGGACGGCGGCGCCCGCGTCCGGCGCGGGGACCAGACCCAGCGCCGACGGCCGGCCGTACTTCTATCTGGAGGGTGCGCCGGGGACCGTCCTGGAGGACACCCTGGCGCTGACCAATCCGGGGAAGAAGGCCGTGACCGTACGGCTGCGGGGGGCCGAGGCGGACAACACGGCTTCCGGTGGGTCCGCGTTCCGCACCACGGGCCACTCCTGGATCACTCCGGCCGCCCGCACGGTGAAGGTCCCGGCGCGCACCAGCGCCCGGGTCCCCTTCAGCGTCACGGTCCCCGCCACCGCAGAACCGGGCGACCACCCGGCCGCGATCGTGGCGGCGGCAGGCGGGCGCGAGGCCGGGGTGCGGGTCCAGCTACGGGTGAGCGGACCGACGCTCTCGGCGCTGACCGTCGAGGACGTCCGGGTCGACAAGGGCCGGGGGCTGATCCACTACACGCTGGTGAACCGCGGCAACACCGCCCTCACCCCGCACCTCGATGTACGTACCGACGGCCTCATCAGCGGCGCTCACCACATCGCCGGGCGCACGCTGCCGGTGGAACTGCTGCCCGGACGGCGCGCACGGCTCACGGAGAGGTGGCCGCATCCGCCGGCGCTCGACTCGGCGTCCGTGCACCTCACGGTGGCGGCCGGGGGCGGAGCACGCGGGACGGGGACCGTGTCCGCGGTGTTCGTGCCGTGGTGGCGCGTGGCGGGGGCTGTGGTCCTGGTGCTCGCGGGTACGGGCGGCTGGTCCGCCGTACGGCGCAGACGCCGGGAAGAGGGGCCGGGCGCCGGCCCGGACCCGTACGCAAGCGACAGCGGCACCGGCGGCAGCGGCACCAGGGACACGGAGTACACCGACAGCGAACCGGCGACGGCGGGAGCGGCAACGTGAAGATCGAACCCGCCCGGTGGCTGCGGGCACTCGGGAGCTGGGGGGCCGCCCTGGCCTTCCTCCTGGCGCTGCTCCCCGTCCTGGTCGTGTCCCCGGCCACCGGCGCCGCCGCGGCCGGCCGGCCCGGCGCCACGCTCTCCCAGCAACAGGCGGGCAAGGGCGGCGACATCACCGTCAGGGGCACGGGCTGGCGTCCGGACGCGCTGCTCATGATGCTGATCTGCGGTCAGGCCACCCCGGCCCGCGGCGTGATCGGCGGCACCAACTCCTGTGCCAACTCCGAGGGACGCGCCGTCACCACCGACTCCGAGGGTGGCTTCAGCAAGAAGTTGCCGGTCGCCGAGCCGCCCAAGCCCTGCCCGTGCGTGGTGCACATCGCGACCGTGACCGGTGAACAGGCCGCGGCCGACGTGGTGTTCAAGGTCGCGGGACATCCGGTCGCGGCCCTGCCGAAACCCTCGCCCGGGCGGCTGGCGGTCCTGTCCGACGCCCGTCTCGAAGGGTCGAGCGGGGTCCTCACCTGGTTCGGGGCGCCACCGAGCCGGACCATCGTCTTCACCGTGGGCAACCTCGGCTCGACGCCCGTCAAGGACCCGCTCTTCTCCCTCGGCACCTCGCACGGCGTGTTCGCCCCGCAGTGGCAGGACGGCCAGTGGCACGGCACCGTCGCACCTGGCAAGAAGGCGCAGATCAGACTGGACGCCGAACTGTCGGCGGGCGCCCACGGCGACTACCAGGTCGCGGTGAAGTACGCCGGCAAGGTGCTGGTCGAGCAGCCCTGGGGGGTGGGCCGCCCGTGGGGCGTCACGTTCTTCTGGCTGCTGCTGTGCGTGGTCGTACCGGCCGCCGTGTTCCGTATCGGCATGGCGGTCGTCGACAAGGTCAGGCCGCGGGGCGCACGCGGTACGGCCGGTGGCGCCGGCCGCCACCGGAACGCGCTGCTGCCCGGACTCACCGTGAGAATGCCCGCGTTCCGCAGGCCCGGGCGGGCGGCGTCGCCGTCCGGTGACGGGCCGCCCTCTACGACCACGGTTCTGCCGTGGTTCACCCCGGACACCGCACCGTCTGAGAACCACCCGGCCGAGAAGCACCCGACGACGAAGGGAAACTCGTGATCAGACAACGGAGGATGAGCGCGGCAGGATTCGCGCTGATGCTCGGCGGTGCGGGGATCATGCTGGCCGCGGGCCCCGCGCAGGCCGCGGACGTCTCGTACAAGACCGAGTGCATACCGCCCTCGATTTCCGGCTTGCCGCCCATCGAGGGCACGACCGCCGTGGCGATCACCGCGCCCGCCACGGCGAAGGTGGGCGACGAGGTCGACGTCGTGTGGAAGACGGTCTCGGCCGCCTCCAAGAACCCCGACATCCTCAATCTGGACGCCAACACCGTGCAGCCGACCGGCACGGTCAAGGTCGGCGGGGCCCAGACAGCGGACCTGGCCGTGCAGGGGCCCCGGACCAACCCGCCCATCCCCAAGGGCGCCCCGATGGTCCTCTCCGACATGACGGCCAAGCTGAAGCTGACCAAGGCCGGGGACGTCACGCTGACGGCCGACAAGTACAACATCAACGTCAGCAAGCCGATCTCCACGGACACCAAGTGCTCGCCCAAGGAGACGGTGAAGCCGTCGACCACCATCAAGGTCACGGACGGCGGGGGGACGACCACCGGCGGGACCACGACGGGCGGAACGACCACCGGCGGCACGACGGCCGGGACGACCACCGGCGGCACGACGGCCGGGACGACCACCGGCGGTACCACCACGGGCGGTACGACGGCCGGCACCACCACCGGCGGTACGAGCACCGGCGGGTCCACCACAGGCGGCAGCACCACGGGCGGCACCGGGGGCGCGACCGATTTCCCCGGCAAGCAGGTCTCCGTCGCCTACGCCTGCAAGACGCCCATCGGCGACAAGAACGCCACATCGCCGGTGCAGATCAACGCCAAGAAGAGCGGGGGGAACTACGGCCTCACCGTGAAGTTCAGCAAGTCCGTGATGGACAGCCCGGCCGACATCCCCGCCGGTTCGGTCGTCCCGTCCATGGACGTCAAACTGGGCGGCTCCGACAAGGGCACGGTCCATGTGGTGGGCCCGGCCAACAAGTCGGCCATCAAGTCGGGGGCGCCCATCGTGATCCCCGACCTGACCGGCACGTACAAGCCGGGCGCCAGCGGCAAGACGACGCTCAGCCCCGGCGTACTGACCGTCAAGGCGCTCGGTACGACCACCACCTGCACCCCGCCGGGGAACGTCGCCGTCTCACTGCAACTGGACACGTCGGCCCAGCCGGGCGGCGCGTCGGGTGGCACGTCGACCGGCGGTACCACCGGCGGCACGGCGACGGGCGGCTCGGGCGGCAGCACCAGCACCAGCGGTGGCCTCGCCGAGACCGGTGCGAGTGACAACGGCGGTCTGCGGGCGCTCGGCCTGGTGGCCGGCACGGTGATCCTGCTGGGCGGCGCGGTGTTCACCTTCACCCCGTGGAGGAGGCTGCGCGGCACTCGCTGACCCCCGGGCACAGGGCACCGGGTCCGCCGCCGTCCTGGGGAGGGCCCGGCGCGTACCGGAGGGCTCCCGAAGCTGAGCGCGTACGGGACAGGCCCCGCCGCACCTGACCGGTGCGGCGGGGCCTGCGTACAAAAACAGGTCGAGCGCGGACCGCGTCAGCGGACCTCGCCCATGAGGTCCTTGACCTTGCGTCGGTACATCCAGATCGCTATCGCCGCGACCACCGCGAGCGCCGCCTCAAGACCGACGATGCCGGACTTGTTGAGGTTCACACCGGCCAGCGACATCAGGCTGGTGAAGCAGTCACCCGCCGTGACGGCGAGGAACCACACACCCATCATCTGGCTGGCGTACTTCGCCGGGGCCATCTTCGTGGTCACCGAGAGGCCGACCGGGGAGAGGCAGAGCTCACCGACGGTCTGGATGAAGTAGACCGCCACCAGCCACATCGGGCTGACCTTCGAGCCGTCCGTGGTCGACATCAGCGGCAGCATGAAGACGAAGAACGAGATGCCGATCAGGAAGAGGCCCGAGACGAACTTGACGACCGTGCTGGGCTCCTTGCCCCTCTTGTTGAGGGCCAGCCAGATCCAGGCGACGACCGGGGCCAGCGCCATGATGAACACCGGGTTCACCGACTGGTACCAGGAGGTCGGGAAGTGGAAGCCGAGCAGGCTGTTCGTCGTGGAGTTCTCACCGAAGAGCGACATCGTGGAGCCGCCCTGGTCGTAGATCATCCAGAAGACGGCCGCGGCCACGAAGAACCAGATGTACCCGGACATCTTCTTCTGCTCGTGGCCCGACAGGTCCCGGTCGCGCTTGATGCGCACCAGGACGCCGATCGGGATGAGCAGACCGAGCACGGTGATCGGGTAGAGCGCCCAGTTCTGGGTGAACGCTCCGCTGAAGACCACGCCGCCGTAGAAGACCGCGGCGATGATCAGGCAGATCAGGCCCTTGGTCAGGGTCGAGCTGCGCTCCTGCGCCGACAGCGGCTTCGGGACGACGCTGCTGCGCGCGTTCAGGTGGCGGGTGCCGACCAGGAACTGGATCAGGCCCATCGCCATGCCGAGCGCCGCGAGGGCGAAGCCGAGGTGCCAGTTGACGTTCTCGCCGACCGTGCCGATGACCAGCGGCGCCAGGAAGGCACCGAGGTTGATGCCCATGTAGAAGACGGTGAAGCCACCGTCGCGGCGCGGGTCGTCGGGGCCCTTGTACAGGTGGCCGACCATCGTGGAGATGTTGGCCTTCAGTAGCCCGGAACCGAACGCGACGAGCGCCAGACCCGCGAAGAACGCACCCGTGCTGGGCAGCGCCAGAGTGAGATGCCCGACCATGATGACCGAGGCCGCGATGGCGACCGTCTTACGGGGCCCCCAGACGCGGTCGCCGAACCAGCCGCCGGGCATGGCGAGCAGGTAGACCATCGCCAGGTAGATCGAGTAGATCGCCGTGGCGGTGGCCGCGCTCAGGTGCGGACCGCTGTTGGACACCAGGTACAGCGGGAGCAGAGCCCTCATGCCGTAGAAGCTGAAACGCTCCCACATCTCGGTCATGAAGAGCGTTGCCAGGCCGCGGGGGTGTCCGAAGAAGGTCTTTTCCGGGGTCTCCGGAGCCTTCGTCAGGCTTGACGCCATGGTCGTTCCTTGCTTTTCGGGACGCGTCGCAGATCGGTGACGCGCCCGGTGGGGGGGTGGCCGGCACCGGCATGGTCCGTCCCCGCCCCACGCCTGAGGGGCCAGCCGGATGTGATCCGTACCGAAGGGGGAGACCACACCGGGATCCACGCTCCGCGCGCTTCCTCGCACACAGGGCCCGGCCGCTAGGTCATTCACTGTCCAAGCGGCCGAAATGCCGACCGCGCACACAATAAGGGGGCCTTTGCCGCCTCATGGCAGGCCAAAGAACCTCAAGTACTGCTTGAGGCGTCTCGCCACCATAAAGAGGCAGCTGCGGCATTTGAAAGGGTTTGAGACATGGATCACAGGTGAATGCCGGAACCGGCCACTGTATTCGAAGGTGGCAATCCGTATGACCGCCCAGACCCGCAGCCCTCCGCGATCACCTCACGAGCACGACCCGTCGCGGTCTACCATCACCTTCATGACCCGTGTACTGCTCGCCGAGGACGACGCATCCATCTCGGAGCCGCTGGCCCGCGCACTGCGTCGGGAGGGTTACGAGGTCGAGGTGCGGGAAGACGGACCGACCGCGCTCGACGCCGGCCTTCAAGGAGGGATCGACCTGGTCGTCCTGGATCTGGGCCTGCCCGGCATGGACGGCCTGGAGGTGGCCAGGCGGCTGCGCGCCGACGGGCACACCGTGCCCGTCCTGGTGCTCACCGCCCGCGCCGACGAGGTCGACACGGTGGTCGGCCTGGACGCCGGTGCCGACGACTACGTCACCAAGCCGTTCCGGCTCGCCGAACTGCTGGCGCGGGTACGGGCCCTGCTGCGGCGCGGCGCCGCCGAGACCACCCCGCAGCCCGCCACCCACGGCGTACGGATCGACGTCGAGTCGCACCGGGCCTGGATGGGTGACGAGGAACTCCAGCTGACGGCAAAGGAGTTCGACCTGCTGCGGGTCCTGGTCAGGGACGCAGGCCGGGTCGTCACCCGCGACCAGCTGATGCGCGAGGTCTGGGACACCACCTGGTGGTCGTCCACCAAGACGCTCGACATGCACATCTCCTGGCTGCGCAAGAAGCTCGGCGACGACGCGGCGAACCCGCGCTACATCGCCACCGTGCGGGGCGTCGGCTTCCGCTTCGAGAAGAGCTGAGGCGGGAGCCACAAGGCGAGGCCGCGGGCGTAGAACCGTCCCGGTCCCGGGGGCGGCGACTGCGACACTTGCCGTATGCGCCGCCGACTCATCAACTCCACGCTCGCCGTCGTACTCGTCGTGATCGCCGTCTTCGGCGTCTCACTCGTCATCGTCGAGACGCGCACCATCAGCAGCAGTGCTCAGGAGAGCGTGGACTCCGAGGCGCTGCGTCTCGCGAGCATCGTCGAGAGCCGGATCGTCGGCAACGAACGGGTCACCGGGTCTGTCCTGCACGACCAGGTCGAGGCCCACCGCTACGCGGTGATCAAGGTCCCCGGCCGGGACACCGTCAGGCTCGGCACCGAGCCCGAGGGTAGCGTCATCCGGTCCAGGGCGACCGGCGCCCACGGCGAGGAGGTCACGGTCGAGGAAGCGGGCTCCACCGTGACCCGAGAGGTCGGCCGGACCCTGCTCATCATCGGCGCGGTGGCCCTCCTGGCGATCGTCTCGGCGGTGCTCCTCGCCGTACGCCAGGCCAACAAGCTCACCTCGCCGCTCACCGACCTGGCCGAGACCGCCGAACGCCTCGGCTCCGGTGACCCGCGCCCCCGGCACAAGCGGTACGCGGTGCCAGAGCTGGACCGGGTCGCCGATGTGCTCGACTCGTCGGCCGAGCGGATCACCAGGATGCTGACCGCCGAGCGCCGGCTGGCCGCCGACGCGTCGCACCAGCTCCGTACGCCGCTGACCGCGCTCTCCATGCGCCTTGAGGAGATCACCCTCACCGAGGACCTGGGCACGGTGAAGGAGGAGGCGACCATCGCGCTGACCCAGGTCGAGCGGCTGACGGACGTCGTGGAGCGGCTGCTGACCAACTCCCGCGACCCGCGCACCGGCTCCGCCGTCACCTTCGATCTGGACGAGGTCGTCACCCAGCAGCTCCAGGAGTGGCGCCCGGCGTACCGCAGCGCGGGGCGCGCGATCGTACGGTCGGGGAAGCGCGGGCTGCGGGCCATCGGTA
This window harbors:
- a CDS encoding ATP-binding protein — protein: MSTTRQQPPGDLGPERDDAGPAFAESAEGRSRTLSLQSASGIVPLARDFTRQALYDWAWLPAESADRRAAAEDVLLVVSELVTNACLHAEGPEELRVSYGQKVLRLEVVDRGAGQPAPRSPHRAGRPGGHGMFIVERLCLDWGVVRTPGRPGKMVWAELAAPA
- a CDS encoding peptidase, with the protein product MSYQKRTAFALAAAVAGSVVLMTAPAAQADVVDVNYQCKTPIGNKGAVSPIDIKGVKSGSGYTLTMSFQKGVSSSPVELGKGAMKPSALIKLGGAESGTVPVSGPTNPAAIPANSPIKISDLSGTYTPHKSGKVTFTASTLTIKALGTTTTCTPSNSPKPSLELTVAGSGGGGTSGGSGSSTSGGSSQSTSGGSLPKTGPLDSTMALGTLGGTVLLSGAAGVLWLTRRGQRSA
- a CDS encoding peptide MFS transporter, translating into MASSLTKAPETPEKTFFGHPRGLATLFMTEMWERFSFYGMRALLPLYLVSNSGPHLSAATATAIYSIYLAMVYLLAMPGGWFGDRVWGPRKTVAIAASVIMVGHLTLALPSTGAFFAGLALVAFGSGLLKANISTMVGHLYKGPDDPRRDGGFTVFYMGINLGAFLAPLVIGTVGENVNWHLGFALAALGMAMGLIQFLVGTRHLNARSSVVPKPLSAQERSSTLTKGLICLIIAAVFYGGVVFSGAFTQNWALYPITVLGLLIPIGVLVRIKRDRDLSGHEQKKMSGYIWFFVAAAVFWMIYDQGGSTMSLFGENSTTNSLLGFHFPTSWYQSVNPVFIMALAPVVAWIWLALNKRGKEPSTVVKFVSGLFLIGISFFVFMLPLMSTTDGSKVSPMWLVAVYFIQTVGELCLSPVGLSVTTKMAPAKYASQMMGVWFLAVTAGDCFTSLMSLAGVNLNKSGIVGLEAALAVVAAIAIWMYRRKVKDLMGEVR
- a CDS encoding response regulator transcription factor; translated protein: MTRVLLAEDDASISEPLARALRREGYEVEVREDGPTALDAGLQGGIDLVVLDLGLPGMDGLEVARRLRADGHTVPVLVLTARADEVDTVVGLDAGADDYVTKPFRLAELLARVRALLRRGAAETTPQPATHGVRIDVESHRAWMGDEELQLTAKEFDLLRVLVRDAGRVVTRDQLMREVWDTTWWSSTKTLDMHISWLRKKLGDDAANPRYIATVRGVGFRFEKS
- a CDS encoding ATP-binding protein, which gives rise to MRRRLINSTLAVVLVVIAVFGVSLVIVETRTISSSAQESVDSEALRLASIVESRIVGNERVTGSVLHDQVEAHRYAVIKVPGRDTVRLGTEPEGSVIRSRATGAHGEEVTVEEAGSTVTREVGRTLLIIGAVALLAIVSAVLLAVRQANKLTSPLTDLAETAERLGSGDPRPRHKRYAVPELDRVADVLDSSAERITRMLTAERRLAADASHQLRTPLTALSMRLEEITLTEDLGTVKEEATIALTQVERLTDVVERLLTNSRDPRTGSAVTFDLDEVVTQQLQEWRPAYRSAGRAIVRSGKRGLRAIGTPGAVAQVMAALIENSLMHGGGTVAVRTRVTGTQTVVEVTDEGPGVPSDLGARIFERTISGRNSTGIGLAVARDLAEADGGRLEMLQQYPPVFALFLSRVSKNPPQQNSAPDPQPTIR